Part of the Gemmobacter sp. 24YEA27 genome, GGCAAGCTCATCGTGGCGACCGATCCGCTGGAGGTTGCGCGCCTTCAGGGGCTGCGCGAACGCGCGGCGGCCAATGGCATTCCTTTCTCCGAAGTGAGCGGCCCAGAACTGCGTGACCGGGAACCGCTGATTAACGGGCTTGAGGCGCTGTTCTTTCCCGAAAGCGCGATTGTCGATTTCGGTCTCGTCACCCGCCGCATGGCCGAGCGCATAACCGAACGCGGTGGTGCGATCCGGCTGAATGCCAGAGTTACCGCAATCCGCGAGAGCCTTGACGGCGTCAGCCTGATTGCCGGTGGCGAGAAGATCGAGACCCGCCGTCTGGTGGTTTGTGGCGGGGCACAGGCGGACCGGCTGGCCCGGCTGGCGGGGCTTAAAACGGATTTCCGGATCATTCCGTTCCGGGGGGAATATTATCAGGTCGATCCCCGGCTGCGGTCGCAGATAAAGCATCTGATCTACCCGGTACCCGACCCCGATCTGCCATTCCTTGGCATCCATCTGACACATGAGGTGAACAATCGCCTCAGCGTCGGGCCGAATGCGGTGCTTGGCCTTTCACGCGAGGGTCTGCCGCGGTTTTCGGTCAATTTGCGCGATCTCTTTGCCATCCTCAGCCATTCCGGCTTCTGGCGGTTTCTGAAGGGCAATCTGCGCTCAGGGCTGGCCGAATTGCGCAACTCGCTTTTCACCTCCAGCTATCTGGAGGCCTGCCGCAAATATATGCCCGGTCTGAAACGCAGTGATCTGAAGTCGCGCAAGGCCGGTGTGCGCGCCCAGGTCATCATGAATGACGGAACCATCATGCATGACTTCCTCGTGCTTGAGACGCCCCGCATGGTTCATATCTGCAATGCACCCTCGCCCGCTGCAACCTCGTCGCTGGCGATCGCTGAATACATCCTCGACACATATGTGAAGGAGCGCTGACATGTTTGATCAGGCAGCACTTATTATTGGCGGCGAGAACCGCCGCAGCGGCAGCGCTGGTCTGCTGGAAGTCATCAATCCCGCGACCGATGAGCTGATTGTCGGGCTGCCCCGTGCCGGGGCCGCTGAAGCGGCCGAAGCGGCGCGCCTGGCGCTGGAAGGTTTCACCGAATGGTCTGCGAAATCCGCATTTGAGCGCTATCAGATCCTGCGCCGCGCCGCGCAGCTGATGCGGGAACGCGCGGCCGGGGCCGCCGCAGTCATGACGCGCGAACAGGGCAAGCCCCTTGCCCAGGCGCTGGCAGAGTGGAACGGCTCCGCCGATCTGCTGGACTGGTCCGCCGAAGAGGGACGGCGCACCTATGGCCGTATCGTGCCGGGCCGGGCGGCGGATATCTCACTGTCGGTGCTGCACAGGCCTGTCGGGCCGGTTGCGGTCATGGCGCCGTGGAATTTCCCTGCCTGGGGCCCGATGCAGAAGATCGCGCCGGCCCTGGCAGCCGGATGTTCCATCGTGGTGAAACCTTCGGAAGATACGCCGGTCACCGCCTGGGCCATCGGGCGCTGCCTGCTGGATGCCGGTGTTCCGGCAAAGGCTGTCAGCGTGATCTGGGGCCGCGCCTCTGAGATTTCCGACACATTGATCAGGGCGCCGGAAATCCGCAAGATCTCGCTTACAGGTTCGACCCGGGTTGGCCGCATCGTCGCCGCGGCCGCCGGGGCCGAGCTGAAAAAAGTCACGATGGAGCTTGGCGGACATGCGCCGGTCATCGTGGCGGCA contains:
- a CDS encoding NAD-dependent succinate-semialdehyde dehydrogenase; its protein translation is MFDQAALIIGGENRRSGSAGLLEVINPATDELIVGLPRAGAAEAAEAARLALEGFTEWSAKSAFERYQILRRAAQLMRERAAGAAAVMTREQGKPLAQALAEWNGSADLLDWSAEEGRRTYGRIVPGRAADISLSVLHRPVGPVAVMAPWNFPAWGPMQKIAPALAAGCSIVVKPSEDTPVTAWAIGRCLLDAGVPAKAVSVIWGRASEISDTLIRAPEIRKISLTGSTRVGRIVAAAAGAELKKVTMELGGHAPVIVAADADLDALVPQAVTWKFRNAGQVCVSPTRFLVDDAVHDEFVTRFTAETKKLVIGNGAEAATQMGPLTTLGQLQSVDKLVQDAVADGARLETGGARIGNTGNFYTPTILSGMTADMRAMNDEPFGPLALVMRTGSLEDALAEANRLAVGLGSYAFTRSDAVAARIAASLHTGMLGLNHFALALPETPFGGVLDSGFGSEGGTEAVQSYMTTMLVTHKH
- the lhgO gene encoding L-2-hydroxyglutarate oxidase, encoding MKLDLVVVGGGIVGIATALSYQDRYPDAKILILEKEAGLARHQTGNNSGVIHAGVYYAPGSLKAKLCRKGAVMVKAFCRQADIPFEECGKLIVATDPLEVARLQGLRERAAANGIPFSEVSGPELRDREPLINGLEALFFPESAIVDFGLVTRRMAERITERGGAIRLNARVTAIRESLDGVSLIAGGEKIETRRLVVCGGAQADRLARLAGLKTDFRIIPFRGEYYQVDPRLRSQIKHLIYPVPDPDLPFLGIHLTHEVNNRLSVGPNAVLGLSREGLPRFSVNLRDLFAILSHSGFWRFLKGNLRSGLAELRNSLFTSSYLEACRKYMPGLKRSDLKSRKAGVRAQVIMNDGTIMHDFLVLETPRMVHICNAPSPAATSSLAIAEYILDTYVKER